In Primulina eburnea isolate SZY01 chromosome 3, ASM2296580v1, whole genome shotgun sequence, one DNA window encodes the following:
- the LOC140826543 gene encoding LOW QUALITY PROTEIN: very-long-chain 3-oxoacyl-CoA reductase 1-like (The sequence of the model RefSeq protein was modified relative to this genomic sequence to represent the inferred CDS: inserted 1 base in 1 codon) → MADCIFEQLKSQPVWLLLLVAIGSLHILKRSLSFLNCFYIYFLRPGKNLKKYGSWAVVTGPTDGIGKAFAFQLARKGLNLVLVGRSPDKLKEVSDSIVSKNGSTQIRTVVVDFSGDLLEGVERIKEAIEGLDVGILINNVGISYPFARFFHEVDEKLMHDLIRINVEGTTRVTQAVLPGMVKRKRGAILNMGSGAAVVIPSYPLYSVYAATKTYIDQFSRCLYVEYKDKGIDVQCQVPLFVATKMTSIRKASFIVASADGYARAALRXIGYEPRSAPYWPHSLLWFLVHCFPEKFVDSWLLKRNLGIRKKGYLKQSMKKE, encoded by the exons ATGGCGGACTGCATCTTTGAGCAGCTCAAATCTCAGCCCGTATGGCTTCTTCTCCTCGTAGCCATCGGTTCTTTACACATCCTGAAGCGCTCACTGTCCTTCCTCAACTGCTTCTACATCTATTTTCTCCGGCCCGGAAAGAATCTGAAGAAATACGGATCATGGGCTGTGGTCACCGGTCCTACCGATGGCATAGGCAAAGCCTTCGCCTTTCAGCTGGCTAGAAAAGGGCTGAACCTGGTTCTCGTGGGCCGGAGCCCGGATAAGCTGAAAGAGGTTTCGGATTCCATTGTGTCCAAAAACGGGTCGACCCAGATCAGGACTGTGGTAGTGGATTTCTCCGGGGATTTACTAGAAGGTGTCGAGAGGATCAAGGAGGCGATTGAGGGGTTGGATGTTGGGATTTTGATTAACAACGTTGGAATCTCTTATCCTTTCGCGAGGTTCTTTCATGAAGTGGATGAGAAGTTGatgcatgatttgattaggattaATGTCGAGGGTACTACGAGAGTAACTCAGGCTGTTTTGCCGGGGATGGTTAAGAGGAAAAGGGGAGCTATTTTGAATATGGGATCTGGTGCTGCTGTTGTCATTCCTTCTTATCCTCTCTATTCTGTTTATGCTGCCACCAAAAC TTATATCGATCAGTTCTCAAGATGTCTCTACGTGGAATACAAGGATAAGGGAATTGATGTGCAGTGTCAG GTACCCTTGTTTGTGGCTACAAAGATGACGTCGATCAGAAAAGCCTCCTTTATTGTTGCATCGGCAGATGGTTATGCACGTGCTGCTTTGC CAATAGGCTATGAACCTCGATCTGCCCCTTACTGGCCACACTCGCTTCTGTGGTTTTTGGTGCATTGTTTTCCAGAGAAGTTCGTAGATTCTTGGCTTCTGAAGAGAAATCTTGGAATAAGGAAGAAGGGATATCTCAAGCAGTCGATGAAGAAGGAATAG
- the LOC140826544 gene encoding serine/threonine protein phosphatase 2A 59 kDa regulatory subunit B' eta isoform-like isoform X2: protein MPASLIKGYSHWNLFNDPFPECMIKNILNRLPRKQAKLAENRDGGSSTSSSNASASSRSNYAAGSRSGNSSATFFQGTNSTSNSGVVSGSNLYDPLNTKVNGTGRAVPYEALPSFRDVQNAEKQNLFIKKLNLCCVLFDFTEPAKNMKEKDIKRQTLTELVDYVTSPNGKFSETVMQEIVKMVSINLFRTLSNQCRENKVLEAFDVEDDEPLMDPAWPHLQLVYEFLLRFVASPETDAKLAKRYIDHSFVLKLLDLFDSEDPREREYLKTVMHRIYGKFMVHRPFIRKSINNVFYRFIFETEKHNGIAQMLEILGSIINGFALPLKEEHKLFLVRVLIPLHKPKCIPMYHQQLSYCITQFVEKDCKLADTVIRGLLKYWPITNSSKEVMFLGELEEVLEATQPPEFQRCMVPLFRQIGRCLSSLHFQVAERALFLWKNDHIENLIKQNRQVILPIIFPSLEKNSRSHWNQAVQSLTQNVRKLFSDVDPELFDECLLKFQEDEARKEEIKLKRVAVWKRLEETSAVKASANEAVLVPLRTNAKMPSG, encoded by the exons ATGCCTGCATCCTTGATAAAAGGATATAGTCATTGGAATTTGTTTAACGATCCGTTTCCTGAAT GTATGATTAAAAATATTCTCAATAGACTTCCACGAAAACAAGCCAAGTTAGCTGAGAATCGGGATGGAGGATCCTCTACTTCATCTTCAAATGCTTCTGCTTCTTCCAGAAGCAATTATGCTGCAGGTTCGCGGTCAGGCAATTCAAGTGCTACATTTTTTCAAGGGaccaattcaacttcaaattctGGTGTAGTTTCTGGAAGTAATCTCTATGACCCACTGAACACAAAGGTAAATGGAACCGGCAGGGCTGTGCCATATGAGGCACTTCCTAGTTTTAGAGATGTACAAAATGCAGAGAAGCAAAACTTGTTTATTAAAAAGTTGAACTTGTGTTGTGTACTATTTGACTTCACTGAACCTGCTAAGAATATGAAAGAAAAAGACATCAAGCGGCAGACATTGACAGAGCTTGTTGACTATGTGACTTCACCCAATGGGAAGTTTAGTGAAACAGTTATGCAAGAGATCGTGAAAATGGTATCCATAAATTTGTTTCGGACACTCTCTAATCAGTGTCGTGAAAACAAAGTTTTAGAGGCCTTTGATGTGGAAGACGACGAGCCCTTAATGGATCCTGCATGGCCCCATCTGCAGCTCGTCTATGAATTCCTTCTCAGGTTTGTGGCTTCACCAGAGACAGATGCCAAGCTGGCAAAGCGCTACATTGATCACTCATTTGTTCTGAAGTTACTTGATCTATTTGATTCAGAAGATCCCAGAGAAAGAGAGTATCTAAAAACCGTCATGCACCGCATATATGGGAAGTTCATGGTGCATCGTCCATTCATAAGGAAATCAATTAATAATGTATTCTAccgttttatttttgaaacggaGAAGCATAATGGCATCGCACAAATGTTAGAAATTTTGGGCAGCATTATAAATGGATTTGCATTGCCTTTGAAAGAAGAACACAAACTTTTCCTTGTTCGGGTGTTAATTCCTCTTCACAAGCCAAAGTGCATACCAATGTATCATCAGCAGCTGTCTTACTGCATCACACAGTTTGTGGAAAAGGACTGCAAACTTGCTGATACTGTCATACGAGGCCTGCTGAAATATTGGCCGATCACAAACAGTTCAAAGGAGGTTATGTTTTTGGGTGAACTAGAGGAAGTATTGGAAGCTACTCAACCTCCAGAGTTCCAGCGCTGTATGGTTCCATTGTTTCGGCAGATTGGTCGATGCTTGAGCAGCTTACATTTTCAG GTGGCGGAGAGGGCTCTATTTTTATGGAAGAATGATCATATCGAGAACCTGATTAAACAAAATCGTCAAGTAATACTTCCGATAATCTTCCCTTCCTTGGAGAAGAATTCAAGAAGCCACTGGAACCAGGCAGTCCAGAGCTTGACGCAAAATGTCCGCAAACTCTTCTCTGATGTGGATCCAGAACTTTTCGACGAGTGTTTACTGAAATTCCAAGAAGATGAAGCAAGGAAAGAAGAGATTAAGCTGAAACGTGTAGCGGTATGGAAACGCCTGGAAGAAACATCTGCGGTAAAAGCTTCAGCTAATGAAGCCGTGCTAGTTCCTCTCAGGACAAATGCTAAAATGCCATCTGGATAG
- the LOC140826542 gene encoding uncharacterized protein isoform X2, with the protein MSENCGRVGATWANISMGLDLFGLWTSEVAELLAQDDDLVPFLQNRSYIAGNINRVGSEKGITKNSCPIKEKNIFNGSTSLYFNGAGALLPEFKKERLKILLQQSVFTLSREVDELINPVLSLCRLRSCLRYKDSLRSSSIGLSQNIDESIHANKKLKALPSSLVDNDIKLILEYDSTKVEEVMNTHSAEFFSMLQHMEQKLEELLNAAMTTCRPMTPNEKQQLCRRIKELPPRNVDRVVEILGHSKTSRKDLCTEVYFDLDSEDQITLWRLYFYVSAIEKAKTS; encoded by the exons ATGTCAGAAAATTGTGGACGTGTAGGAGCTACGTGGGCAAACATAAGTATGGGATTGGATTTATTTGGTCTCTGGACAAGTGAGGTAGCTGAATTATTGGCCCAAGATGACGATCTAGTGCCTTTTCTACAGAACAGATCTTACATAGCTGGAAACATTAACAGAGTGGGTAGTGAAAAGGGCATAACTAAAAATAGTTGCCCGATCAaagaaaaaaacatttttaatgGTTCTACTTCGTTGTATTTTAACGGAGCAGGAGCTTTACTTCCAGAGTTTAAAAAGGAAAGATTGAAAATATTGCTTCAGCAAAGTGTGTTTACTCTTTCACGGGAAGTTGACGAG TTAATAAATCCTGTATTATCACTATGCCGACTACGATCCTGTTTGAGGTATAAAGATAGTCTTCGATCAAGCTCTATTGGATTGTCACAGAACATTGATGAATCAATACACGCAAACAAGAAGCTCAAAGCATTACCTTCTTCTTTG GTTGATAatgatattaaattaattttggaGTATGATAGCACTAAGGTCGAGGAAGTGATGAACACACATTCTGCTGAATTTTTTTCCATG TTACAGCACATGGAGCAGAAACTTGAAGAACTTCTGAATGCTGCGATGACAACTTGCAG GCCAATGACGCCTAATGAAAAGCAACAACTTTGCAGAAGGATTAAGGAACTCCCTCCAAGAAATGTGGACCGTGTTGTGGAAATACTTGGACATAGTAAAACATCAAGGAAAGATTTGTGCACTGAGGTTTATTTTGATCTGGATAGTGAG GACCAAATCACGTTGTGgagattatatttttatgtttctGCAATTGAAAAGGCTAAGACATCATGA
- the LOC140826544 gene encoding serine/threonine protein phosphatase 2A 57 kDa regulatory subunit B' theta isoform-like isoform X1, which produces MSTGFSRSRPDLDAFRYGWIVGNLGEFWGKGGNLRLPRKQAKLAENRDGGSSTSSSNASASSRSNYAAGSRSGNSSATFFQGTNSTSNSGVVSGSNLYDPLNTKVNGTGRAVPYEALPSFRDVQNAEKQNLFIKKLNLCCVLFDFTEPAKNMKEKDIKRQTLTELVDYVTSPNGKFSETVMQEIVKMVSINLFRTLSNQCRENKVLEAFDVEDDEPLMDPAWPHLQLVYEFLLRFVASPETDAKLAKRYIDHSFVLKLLDLFDSEDPREREYLKTVMHRIYGKFMVHRPFIRKSINNVFYRFIFETEKHNGIAQMLEILGSIINGFALPLKEEHKLFLVRVLIPLHKPKCIPMYHQQLSYCITQFVEKDCKLADTVIRGLLKYWPITNSSKEVMFLGELEEVLEATQPPEFQRCMVPLFRQIGRCLSSLHFQVAERALFLWKNDHIENLIKQNRQVILPIIFPSLEKNSRSHWNQAVQSLTQNVRKLFSDVDPELFDECLLKFQEDEARKEEIKLKRVAVWKRLEETSAVKASANEAVLVPLRTNAKMPSG; this is translated from the exons ATGTCGACTGGGTTTTCTAGATCACGCCCAGATCTTGATGCTTTCCGATATGGCTGGATAGTTGGGAATCTTGGTGAATTTTGGGGAAAAGGGGGAAATTTGAG ACTTCCACGAAAACAAGCCAAGTTAGCTGAGAATCGGGATGGAGGATCCTCTACTTCATCTTCAAATGCTTCTGCTTCTTCCAGAAGCAATTATGCTGCAGGTTCGCGGTCAGGCAATTCAAGTGCTACATTTTTTCAAGGGaccaattcaacttcaaattctGGTGTAGTTTCTGGAAGTAATCTCTATGACCCACTGAACACAAAGGTAAATGGAACCGGCAGGGCTGTGCCATATGAGGCACTTCCTAGTTTTAGAGATGTACAAAATGCAGAGAAGCAAAACTTGTTTATTAAAAAGTTGAACTTGTGTTGTGTACTATTTGACTTCACTGAACCTGCTAAGAATATGAAAGAAAAAGACATCAAGCGGCAGACATTGACAGAGCTTGTTGACTATGTGACTTCACCCAATGGGAAGTTTAGTGAAACAGTTATGCAAGAGATCGTGAAAATGGTATCCATAAATTTGTTTCGGACACTCTCTAATCAGTGTCGTGAAAACAAAGTTTTAGAGGCCTTTGATGTGGAAGACGACGAGCCCTTAATGGATCCTGCATGGCCCCATCTGCAGCTCGTCTATGAATTCCTTCTCAGGTTTGTGGCTTCACCAGAGACAGATGCCAAGCTGGCAAAGCGCTACATTGATCACTCATTTGTTCTGAAGTTACTTGATCTATTTGATTCAGAAGATCCCAGAGAAAGAGAGTATCTAAAAACCGTCATGCACCGCATATATGGGAAGTTCATGGTGCATCGTCCATTCATAAGGAAATCAATTAATAATGTATTCTAccgttttatttttgaaacggaGAAGCATAATGGCATCGCACAAATGTTAGAAATTTTGGGCAGCATTATAAATGGATTTGCATTGCCTTTGAAAGAAGAACACAAACTTTTCCTTGTTCGGGTGTTAATTCCTCTTCACAAGCCAAAGTGCATACCAATGTATCATCAGCAGCTGTCTTACTGCATCACACAGTTTGTGGAAAAGGACTGCAAACTTGCTGATACTGTCATACGAGGCCTGCTGAAATATTGGCCGATCACAAACAGTTCAAAGGAGGTTATGTTTTTGGGTGAACTAGAGGAAGTATTGGAAGCTACTCAACCTCCAGAGTTCCAGCGCTGTATGGTTCCATTGTTTCGGCAGATTGGTCGATGCTTGAGCAGCTTACATTTTCAG GTGGCGGAGAGGGCTCTATTTTTATGGAAGAATGATCATATCGAGAACCTGATTAAACAAAATCGTCAAGTAATACTTCCGATAATCTTCCCTTCCTTGGAGAAGAATTCAAGAAGCCACTGGAACCAGGCAGTCCAGAGCTTGACGCAAAATGTCCGCAAACTCTTCTCTGATGTGGATCCAGAACTTTTCGACGAGTGTTTACTGAAATTCCAAGAAGATGAAGCAAGGAAAGAAGAGATTAAGCTGAAACGTGTAGCGGTATGGAAACGCCTGGAAGAAACATCTGCGGTAAAAGCTTCAGCTAATGAAGCCGTGCTAGTTCCTCTCAGGACAAATGCTAAAATGCCATCTGGATAG
- the LOC140826545 gene encoding glyceraldehyde-3-phosphate dehydrogenase, cytosolic, with product MAKIKIGINGFGRIGRLVARVALQSDDVELVAVNDPFITTDYMTYMFKYDSVHGQWKKHELTVKDSKTLLFGDKPVTVFGARNPEEIPWGEAGAEYVVESTGVFTDKDKAAAHLKGGAKKVVISAPSKDAPMFVVGVNEKDYKPDIDIVSNASCTTNCLAPLAKVLNDKFGIVEGLMTTVHSITATQKTVDGPSMKDWRGGRAASFNIIPSSTGAAKAVGKVLPALNGKLTGMAFRVPTVDVSVVDLTARLEKAASYDEIKAAIKAESEGKLKGILGYTEDDVVSTDFIGDCRSSIFDAKAGIALNGNFVKVVSWYDNEWGYSNRVIDLVRHMAKSA from the exons ATGGCCAAAATCAAGATTGGAATCAATG GATTTGGAAGGATTGGACGACTGGTGGCTAGAGTTGCACTGCAGAGTGATGACGTTGAGCTTGTCGCTGTTAATGATCCATTTATTACCACCGATTACATG ACATATATGTTCAAATATGACAGTGTTCATGGTCAATGGAAAAAACATGAACTCACCGTCAAGGATTCAAAGACCCTTCTCTTTGGTGACAAGCCAGTGACTGTCTTTGGTGCGAG AAACCCAGAGGAAATCCCATGGGGTGAAGCTGGAGCCGAATATGTTGTGGAGTCCACAGGTGTGTTCACTGACAAGGACAAGGCTGCTGCTCATTTGAAG GGAGGTGCCAAGAAAGTGGTAATTTCTGCCCCAAGTAAGGATGCTCCCATGTTCGTTGTGGGTGTCAATGAGAAAGATTACAAACCAGATATTGACATTGTTTCTAATGCTAGCTGCACTACCAACTGTCTAGCCCCACTAGCTAAG GTTCTTAATGATAAGTTTGGCATTGTTGAGGGGCTGATGACAACTGTCCACTCAATTACGG CAACACAGAAAACCGTTGATGGTCCGTCAATGAAGGACTGGAGAGGTGGAAGAGCTGCTTCATTCAACATTATTCCTAGTAGTACTGGAGCTGCAAAG GCCGTTGGGAAAGTGCTTCCTGCCCTGAATGGGAAGCTTACCGGGATGGCTTTCCGTGTTCCGACTGTTGATGTTTCAGTGGTTGACCTAACTGCAAGGCTCGAAAAAGCAGCCTCCTATGATGAAATTAAAGCTGCTATCAA GGCGGAGTCTGAGGGAAAGTTGAAGGGTATCCTTGGTTACACAGAAGATGATGTGGTGTCCACTGACTTTATTGGTGATTGCAG GTCGAGCATATTTGATGCCAAGGCCGGAATCGCCCTCAACGGAAACTTTGTGAAAGTCGTCTCTTGGTATGACAACGAATGGGGTTACAG CAACCGTGTGATTGACTTGGTTCGGCACATGGCAAAGTCTGCTTGA
- the LOC140826542 gene encoding uncharacterized protein isoform X1, whose amino-acid sequence MVSAIGVSNWKRSMTSDGLNCEETGVMSENCGRVGATWANISMGLDLFGLWTSEVAELLAQDDDLVPFLQNRSYIAGNINRVGSEKGITKNSCPIKEKNIFNGSTSLYFNGAGALLPEFKKERLKILLQQSVFTLSREVDELINPVLSLCRLRSCLRYKDSLRSSSIGLSQNIDESIHANKKLKALPSSLVDNDIKLILEYDSTKVEEVMNTHSAEFFSMLQHMEQKLEELLNAAMTTCRPMTPNEKQQLCRRIKELPPRNVDRVVEILGHSKTSRKDLCTEVYFDLDSEDQITLWRLYFYVSAIEKAKTS is encoded by the exons ATGGTTTCAGCAATTGGGGTATCCAATTGGAAAAGGAGTATGACTTCTGATGGCCTGAATTGTG AGGAAACTGGTGTCATGTCAGAAAATTGTGGACGTGTAGGAGCTACGTGGGCAAACATAAGTATGGGATTGGATTTATTTGGTCTCTGGACAAGTGAGGTAGCTGAATTATTGGCCCAAGATGACGATCTAGTGCCTTTTCTACAGAACAGATCTTACATAGCTGGAAACATTAACAGAGTGGGTAGTGAAAAGGGCATAACTAAAAATAGTTGCCCGATCAaagaaaaaaacatttttaatgGTTCTACTTCGTTGTATTTTAACGGAGCAGGAGCTTTACTTCCAGAGTTTAAAAAGGAAAGATTGAAAATATTGCTTCAGCAAAGTGTGTTTACTCTTTCACGGGAAGTTGACGAG TTAATAAATCCTGTATTATCACTATGCCGACTACGATCCTGTTTGAGGTATAAAGATAGTCTTCGATCAAGCTCTATTGGATTGTCACAGAACATTGATGAATCAATACACGCAAACAAGAAGCTCAAAGCATTACCTTCTTCTTTG GTTGATAatgatattaaattaattttggaGTATGATAGCACTAAGGTCGAGGAAGTGATGAACACACATTCTGCTGAATTTTTTTCCATG TTACAGCACATGGAGCAGAAACTTGAAGAACTTCTGAATGCTGCGATGACAACTTGCAG GCCAATGACGCCTAATGAAAAGCAACAACTTTGCAGAAGGATTAAGGAACTCCCTCCAAGAAATGTGGACCGTGTTGTGGAAATACTTGGACATAGTAAAACATCAAGGAAAGATTTGTGCACTGAGGTTTATTTTGATCTGGATAGTGAG GACCAAATCACGTTGTGgagattatatttttatgtttctGCAATTGAAAAGGCTAAGACATCATGA
- the LOC140826546 gene encoding uncharacterized protein, with translation MLASNPPPPAIATSAAARNDLFAAVDIGTNSFKLTIVRAEPSSGLFLAHDHLKELVVLGLDTTSTSVPATISAASIERSLSALHRFQKFLNSYQLPPSNLRLVATSAVREASNKSQFISSVRGTLNLDVEIISGIQEARLIYLGILQFFPVFTSTVLIIDIGGGSTEFAVGLQGNILFSKSLRLGHVTLTQEFTDIIAMRKHIQTEVQSCGLIEKIKNFKIDMVIGASGTIKAIEKAVFKGYTRTVGENVGLIEDFVKREWKFNKEELKSLVESLCEEEKEMEGKVKRIGFFKDREAFISAGAILLDEIFEMVGIDEMEVSGYALGEGVITEMLGQVLHGFDLNANARWRSVAKLSSRFNNKKRIQAANVCACISREIFEGLRKLNEPLDSDFSVALDDKDLEYLESASLLHNIGLHAGKKGYHKQSYRIIVNGDQLHGYSEEEIKKIGLLVRYHRKKFPKSDVLEGSSKEAKKKFVILCTILRVSAAVQQSLQCLSHRIMKFKCEPEGFKLVVGENEERNQSFETVSPLEGGANALMDKELEHFRMVFKKNLSVVVAPSIS, from the coding sequence ATGTTGGCCTCAAACCCACCGCCACCAGCCATTGCCACTAGCGCTGCGGCCCGAAATGACCTCTTTGCCGCCGTGGATATTGGTACCAACTCCTTCAAATTAACCATCGTCCGTGCCGAACCTTCCTCTGGCCTTTTCCTAGCCCACGACCACCTCAAAGAGCTCGTCGTCCTTGGACTCGATACAACATCCACCTCCGTTCCCGCCACCATCTCGGCCGCCTCCATCGAGCGATCACTATCTGCTCTCCACAGATTCCAAAAGTTCCTTAACTCTTACCAGCTCCCTCCCTCCAATCTTCGCCTCGTAGCTACTTCTGCCGTGCGCGAAGCGTCGAATAAATCCCAGTTTATTTCCAGTGTTCGCGGAACCCTAAACTTGGATGTTGAAATTATCTCCGGAATCCAAGAGGCTCGCCTCATTTATCTCGGTATCCTCCAGTTCTTTCCCGTTTTCACCTCTACGGTTTTAATTATTGATATCGGCGGTGGCTCGACTGAATTTGCTGTAGGGCTCCAGGGTAATATTCTATTTTCCAAATCATTAAGATTAGGACATGTAACTTTGACTCAAGAGTTCACTGATATAATCGCAATGCGAAAACACATTCAGACCGAGGTGCAAAGCTGTGGCTTGATCGAGAAAATCAAGAATTTCAAAATAGATATGGTGATTGGTGCTTCCGGTACAATTAAAGCGATCGAGAAGGCTGTTTTTAAAGGGTATACGCGCACGGTTGGGGAAAATGTTGGCTTGATCGAGGACTTTGTTAAAAGGGAGTGGAAGTTTAATAAAGAGGAGTTGAAATCTTTGGTGGAGAGTTTGTGTGAAGAAGAAAAGGAAATGGAGGGGAAAGTGAAGAGGATAGGTTTCTTCAAGGATCGGGAAGCATTTATATCGGCGGGAGCGATTCTATTGGATGAGATTTTTGAAATGGTTGGGATTGATGAAATGGAGGTATCAGGATATGCGCTAGGCGAAGGTGTGATTACAGAGATGTTGGGACAAGTTTTACATGGTTTTGATTTGAATGCTAATGCCAGATGGAGATCAGTTGCTAAGCTTTCTTCGAGGTTCAACAATAAGAAAAGGATTCAGGCAGCTAATGTGTGTGCTTGCATTTCGAGGGAGATATTTGAAGGTTTGAGGAAATTGAATGAGCCTCTTGATTCTGACTTTTCAGTGGCATTGGATGACAAAGATCTCGAGTACCTTGAATCTGCTAGTTTGCTCCACAATATTGGATTACATGCTGGCAAGAAGGGTTACCATAAGCAATCATATCGAATTATAGTGAATGGAGATCAGCTCCATGGTTATTCTGAGGAAGAGATCAAGAAAATTGGTCTGCTTGTTAGATATCACAGAAAGAAATTCCCAAAAAGTGACGTTCTTGAGGGATCTAGTAAAGAGGCAAAGAAAAAGTTTGTAATCCTCTGTACAATTTTGCGGGTATCTGCTGCAGTGCAGCAGTCTCTCCAATGTTTAAGCCATCgaataatgaaatttaaatgtgAGCCAGAAGGTTTCAAATTGGTAGTGGGCGAGAATGAGGAAAGAAATCAATCTTTTGAAACTGTATCTCCTTTGGAGGGAGGTGCCAATGCTTTGATGGACAAGGAGTTGGAACACTTTAGAATGGTTTTTAAGAAAAACTTGTCTGTGGTAGTTGCTCCAAGCATCTCTTAA